One region of Polaribacter pectinis genomic DNA includes:
- the pth gene encoding aminoacyl-tRNA hydrolase has product MKKFLIVGLGNIGEKYTNTRHNIGFKIVDEVADEHNATFETEKLGDVANFRFKGRTFVLLKPSTFMNLSGKAVKYWMQQEKISTENVLIITDDVNIDFGTIRVKAKGSAGGHNGLKDIQEKLNTQQYARFRFGVGGNYSKGRQVNFVLGEWTKEETSQLIERLPTSAKVVTTFGTAGLANTMNTFNGK; this is encoded by the coding sequence ATGAAGAAATTTTTAATTGTAGGTTTAGGAAACATTGGTGAAAAGTACACAAATACGCGCCATAATATTGGTTTTAAAATTGTAGATGAAGTTGCTGATGAACACAATGCAACTTTCGAAACAGAAAAGTTAGGAGATGTTGCTAATTTCCGTTTTAAAGGAAGAACCTTTGTTTTATTAAAGCCAAGTACATTTATGAATTTAAGTGGAAAAGCTGTAAAATATTGGATGCAACAAGAAAAAATTTCGACAGAAAATGTTTTAATAATTACAGATGATGTAAATATCGATTTTGGTACAATTCGCGTAAAAGCAAAAGGTTCTGCAGGAGGCCATAATGGACTTAAAGATATTCAAGAGAAATTAAATACCCAACAATATGCTCGTTTTCGCTTTGGAGTTGGGGGTAATTACAGTAAAGGTAGGCAAGTAAACTTTGTTTTAGGAGAATGGACTAAAGAAGAAACCAGCCAATTAATAGAGCGTTTACCAACTTCAGCAAAAGTAGTTACAACTTTTGGTACTGCTGGTTTGGCAAATACCATGAATACTTTTAACGGAAAATAA
- a CDS encoding 50S ribosomal protein L25/general stress protein Ctc produces the protein MKSITIKGSKRESVGKVATKALRNAGMVPCVIYGGDKPVHFSAEEKAFKKLVYTPNVYTASLDVDGQKISAILQDIQFHPVSDKILHVDFYQLFDDKEVTMNIPVKLTGTSPGVLNGGSLRFTNRKLKIKALPANLPDYVTADISKLKIGNKLTITSLFNDDYSFMHPDNTVVVQVRTSRNATNVDDEDEDETTEEATPEAAAE, from the coding sequence ATGAAATCAATTACAATTAAAGGATCAAAAAGAGAAAGCGTAGGTAAAGTAGCTACTAAAGCCTTACGTAATGCTGGTATGGTTCCTTGCGTTATATACGGAGGAGATAAGCCAGTGCATTTTTCAGCAGAAGAAAAAGCATTTAAAAAGTTGGTATACACTCCAAACGTTTATACTGCAAGTCTTGATGTTGATGGACAAAAAATATCTGCAATTTTGCAAGACATTCAATTTCACCCAGTATCAGATAAAATCTTACACGTAGATTTTTATCAGTTATTTGATGATAAAGAAGTTACAATGAACATTCCTGTAAAATTAACTGGAACTTCTCCAGGAGTTTTAAATGGTGGTTCTTTACGTTTTACAAACCGTAAATTAAAAATTAAAGCATTACCAGCAAATTTACCAGATTATGTAACTGCTGATATTTCTAAATTAAAAATTGGAAATAAATTAACTATAACATCATTATTTAATGACGATTATAGCTTTATGCACCCAGACAACACTGTTGTTGTTCAAGTTAGAACTTCTCGTAATGCAACTAATGTTGATGACGAAGATGAAGACGAAACTACAGAAGAAGCTACACCAGAAGCAGCAGCTGAATAG
- a CDS encoding TrlF family AAA-like ATPase — protein sequence MIDFSNVENGSQFVRADLHIHSFSFDNGSFDVSDVTMTPQNIVDTALEKGLKVISITDHNEIGNSKIAIDYAKDKNILVIPGIEISTTQGHLLVYFDTYDNLSSFKGKLHIAPNKETCNEGIINCLDLAREHNGIGVLAHIELSSGFERTIGRFGPQMENIFKHPNLLGLEITSKDSVDFYTDNDTESNRKNLINIRRKELDLQGDYDLAKLMSSDSHKLGKLGVNACGDGRLTRIKMDDLSFHAFKVALMTPIARIRLEDFIPEKTPHFVGIQFDGGLLKEQIVHFSNNLTCIIGGRGTGKSTMLESICETSGNSRNARVVDSDVWSDKISLVFEDETGKKTLLTREKNGEVINMTDGNEDAMTKVPIEIYGQGETAETLQHSDNNPNVLLEFLDSFIDIESLRTEDEDLRNKLIENKSDIDKLRLEVKNIPETLKLKKDREGKIKRLEKEKVGDLVRHHSALLQERALRSDLIEELKDLIEKYKNIFSDKSVFEMVNDLDGKNIIIGKDNFEEVKKIVAEFSEVVNKTSDKLDTELTSKISRLRSQLTSWKSKEADIQKEMDKKKQDLKKQGIPFDIGQINQISKDLVFYQKRLKKLLNDKKILDEKLKERKELLKHRKGTKDRIFYLRSALAKELNKNLKNTIEGFYITIKYSQGTYSQQFENHLKGVLDYRTSGVKKAHHISRNTNPIDFSKNLFRKDLDYLKLIIDEGVQVFSDSEINRIISKYDDVDQREDLESLEFEDLPSILVTKNYKDEVTGKIKHITKPLANLSLGQQQSILLAILLHSRSKNPLLIDQPEDNLDSEFVYKTIVSNLRKIKEQRQVIIVTHNPNIAVLGDAELIIPLKSTSTRSVVFDRGSVDNQKSRKISCAILEGGERAFRRRKEIYGIN from the coding sequence ATGATTGATTTTAGTAATGTAGAAAATGGAAGCCAATTTGTCAGAGCCGACCTTCATATACACTCATTTAGTTTTGATAATGGTTCTTTCGATGTATCCGATGTAACAATGACACCACAGAATATAGTAGACACAGCTTTAGAGAAGGGTTTGAAGGTTATTAGTATTACTGACCATAATGAAATTGGAAATTCAAAAATAGCAATAGATTACGCTAAAGACAAAAATATTTTAGTAATACCAGGTATTGAAATAAGTACTACACAAGGTCATTTATTAGTTTATTTTGATACATATGATAATTTGAGTAGTTTTAAGGGGAAACTGCATATAGCTCCTAATAAGGAAACATGTAATGAGGGGATAATAAATTGTTTGGATTTAGCGCGAGAACATAATGGTATTGGAGTACTTGCCCATATTGAATTAAGTTCTGGTTTTGAAAGAACAATAGGTCGATTTGGACCACAAATGGAAAATATATTTAAACACCCAAACCTTTTAGGTTTAGAAATAACATCTAAAGATAGTGTTGATTTCTATACAGATAATGATACAGAATCTAACCGTAAGAACCTTATAAATATTCGTAGAAAGGAATTAGATTTACAAGGTGACTATGACCTTGCAAAACTAATGTCTTCTGATTCTCATAAATTAGGTAAGCTTGGTGTTAACGCTTGTGGTGATGGCAGACTTACAAGAATTAAAATGGACGATTTATCCTTTCATGCTTTCAAAGTAGCCTTAATGACTCCAATTGCACGAATTCGTCTTGAGGATTTTATCCCAGAAAAAACACCTCATTTTGTAGGAATACAATTTGATGGAGGTTTACTAAAAGAGCAAATTGTTCATTTTAGTAATAATCTAACTTGCATAATTGGAGGTCGTGGAACAGGAAAATCTACAATGTTAGAATCAATTTGTGAAACTTCAGGTAATAGTAGAAATGCTAGAGTTGTTGATAGTGATGTTTGGTCAGACAAAATTAGTCTTGTTTTTGAAGATGAAACTGGTAAAAAAACATTGCTTACTAGGGAGAAAAATGGAGAAGTTATTAATATGACTGATGGCAATGAAGATGCAATGACTAAAGTTCCTATCGAGATTTATGGACAGGGAGAAACAGCCGAAACGTTACAACATAGCGATAATAATCCAAATGTCCTGTTAGAATTTCTTGATTCTTTTATTGATATTGAATCTTTAAGAACAGAGGATGAGGATTTAAGAAATAAACTTATCGAAAATAAAAGTGATATAGATAAGTTACGTCTTGAAGTAAAAAATATACCAGAAACTTTAAAATTAAAGAAAGATAGAGAAGGTAAAATTAAACGACTTGAAAAAGAAAAAGTTGGAGATCTAGTCAGGCACCACTCAGCACTTTTACAAGAGCGTGCATTAAGAAGTGATTTAATTGAAGAACTTAAGGATTTAATTGAAAAATATAAGAACATTTTTAGTGATAAATCTGTCTTTGAAATGGTAAATGATTTGGATGGAAAAAATATAATAATTGGAAAGGATAATTTTGAAGAGGTTAAAAAAATTGTTGCTGAGTTTTCTGAAGTAGTTAATAAGACTTCAGATAAATTAGATACTGAACTTACATCAAAGATTTCAAGACTTAGGAGTCAACTTACAAGTTGGAAGTCTAAAGAAGCTGATATTCAAAAGGAAATGGATAAGAAAAAACAGGATCTAAAAAAGCAAGGAATTCCTTTTGATATTGGTCAGATAAATCAAATATCTAAAGATCTGGTATTCTATCAAAAGCGATTAAAAAAACTTCTGAATGATAAAAAAATACTCGATGAAAAGCTCAAAGAACGTAAGGAATTATTAAAACACCGCAAGGGAACTAAAGATAGAATTTTTTATTTAAGAAGTGCATTGGCTAAAGAGTTAAATAAAAATCTTAAAAATACTATTGAAGGTTTTTATATTACAATTAAATATTCTCAGGGAACATACTCTCAACAATTCGAAAACCATTTAAAAGGAGTACTTGATTACCGTACTAGTGGAGTAAAAAAAGCTCATCATATTTCAAGGAACACAAATCCTATAGACTTCTCTAAGAATTTATTTAGGAAAGATTTAGATTACCTAAAACTGATTATTGATGAAGGAGTACAAGTATTTAGTGATTCTGAGATTAATCGTATTATTTCAAAATATGATGATGTAGACCAGCGAGAAGATTTAGAGTCATTGGAATTTGAAGACTTGCCATCAATATTAGTAACTAAGAATTATAAAGATGAGGTTACAGGAAAGATTAAACACATTACAAAGCCATTAGCGAATCTTTCTCTGGGACAACAGCAATCTATATTATTGGCAATTTTACTTCACTCAAGAAGTAAAAATCCTTTATTAATAGATCAACCTGAAGATAATTTAGATAGTGAATTTGTATATAAAACCATTGTTTCTAACTTGAGAAAAATTAAGGAGCAACGACAAGTAATCATTGTAACTCATAATCCTAATATTGCTGTATTGGGAGACGCAGAATTAATAATTCCATTAAAAAGCACTAGTACTAGATCGGTAGTTTTTGATAGAGGTTCAGTTGATAATCAGAAATCAAGAAAAATTAGTTGCGCTATTTTAGAGGGGGGAGAAAGAGCTTTCAGGAGAAGAAAAGAAATATATGGTATAAACTAG
- the nadD gene encoding nicotinate (nicotinamide) nucleotide adenylyltransferase, translated as MSKIGLYFGTFNPIHVGHLIIANYMVENSDLDEIWMVVTPHNPFKKKSSLLENHHRFELVYRATENYPKIKPSDIEFKLPQPNYTVFTLAHISDTYKDKEFCLIMGEDNLKSFHKWKNFETILEHHHIYVYPRISDGKVATQFDNHPKIHKVNAPIVQISSTMIRNGIKAEKNIVPMLTKEVWQYIDEMNFYKK; from the coding sequence ATGAGTAAAATCGGTTTATATTTTGGCACTTTCAATCCAATTCATGTGGGGCATTTAATTATTGCCAATTACATGGTAGAAAATTCAGATTTAGATGAAATTTGGATGGTTGTTACGCCCCATAATCCGTTTAAAAAGAAAAGTTCTTTACTAGAAAATCATCATAGATTTGAGCTAGTTTACAGAGCAACAGAAAATTATCCGAAGATAAAACCTTCTGATATAGAGTTTAAATTACCACAACCAAACTATACTGTTTTTACATTAGCACATATATCTGACACCTATAAAGACAAAGAATTTTGCTTAATTATGGGTGAAGACAACTTAAAAAGTTTTCATAAATGGAAAAATTTTGAGACTATTTTAGAACATCATCATATTTATGTTTATCCAAGAATTTCTGATGGAAAAGTAGCAACTCAATTCGATAATCATCCAAAAATTCATAAAGTTAATGCGCCAATTGTGCAAATTTCATCTACAATGATTCGAAACGGAATAAAGGCTGAAAAAAATATAGTACCAATGTTAACCAAAGAAGTTTGGCAATATATTGATGAAATGAATTTCTACAAAAAATAG
- a CDS encoding GH3 auxin-responsive promoter family protein → MSIKSFFAIPFAKIATKKVQKWAKKPFETQEKVFKNLISEGRKTAFGKDHNFDKIATYEDFKKQVKVTDYEGLRPYVDRMVAGESDVLWKGKPLYYAKTSGTTSGAKYIPITKESMPTHIKAARNALLFYIVEKNDASFVDGKMIFLQGSPVLENKNGVKLGRLSGIVAHYVPQYLLKNRLPSWETNCIEDWDTKVNAVVEETVNEDMTVISGIPSWVQMYFEKLIEKTGKKVSELFPNFNFFIYGGVNFEPYKNKFESLIGKKIDYIELYPASEGFIAYQDTQTEKGMLLQLDSGIFYEFIPATEFFDENPTRISIKDVKIGVNYVIILNTTAGLWGYNIGDTVEFTSTKPYRIKVTGRIKHFISAFGEHVIGKEVEKALNDSIKGTNINISEFTVAPQVNPASGLPYHEWFIEFENEPENLEEFAEKVDTSMQEQNIYYFDLIEGKILRKLVIRKVKKGGFHEYMKSIGKFGGQNKIPQLSDNRKIADVLQDFLVEE, encoded by the coding sequence ATGAGCATTAAATCCTTTTTTGCAATTCCGTTTGCTAAAATTGCTACTAAAAAAGTCCAAAAATGGGCTAAAAAACCATTTGAAACACAAGAAAAAGTATTCAAAAATTTAATTTCTGAAGGAAGAAAAACAGCTTTTGGAAAAGATCATAATTTTGATAAAATAGCAACTTACGAAGATTTTAAAAAACAAGTAAAAGTTACAGATTACGAAGGTTTAAGACCTTATGTAGATAGAATGGTTGCTGGTGAATCTGATGTTCTCTGGAAAGGAAAACCATTGTATTATGCCAAAACATCTGGTACAACTTCTGGTGCAAAATACATTCCTATTACCAAAGAATCTATGCCAACACATATAAAAGCGGCTAGAAATGCTTTGTTATTTTATATTGTTGAAAAAAACGATGCTAGTTTCGTAGATGGAAAAATGATTTTCTTACAAGGAAGCCCAGTTTTGGAAAATAAAAATGGTGTTAAATTAGGAAGATTAAGTGGAATTGTGGCACATTATGTTCCTCAATATTTACTAAAAAATCGTTTACCAAGCTGGGAAACCAATTGTATTGAAGATTGGGATACTAAAGTAAATGCAGTTGTTGAAGAAACCGTAAATGAAGACATGACTGTTATTAGCGGAATTCCTTCTTGGGTGCAAATGTATTTCGAAAAACTGATTGAAAAAACAGGAAAAAAGGTTTCTGAGTTATTCCCAAATTTTAATTTCTTTATTTATGGAGGCGTAAATTTTGAACCTTATAAGAACAAATTCGAAAGTTTAATTGGTAAAAAAATCGATTATATAGAATTATATCCTGCTTCCGAAGGTTTTATTGCATACCAAGATACTCAAACCGAAAAAGGAATGTTGTTGCAATTAGATTCAGGAATTTTTTATGAATTTATTCCTGCGACTGAATTTTTTGATGAAAATCCGACCAGAATTTCTATAAAAGATGTAAAAATTGGTGTGAATTATGTGATTATTCTAAATACAACTGCAGGTCTTTGGGGTTATAATATTGGCGATACTGTAGAATTTACTTCAACAAAACCTTATAGAATTAAAGTAACAGGAAGAATAAAACACTTTATTTCCGCCTTTGGCGAACATGTAATTGGAAAAGAGGTAGAAAAAGCATTAAACGATTCCATAAAAGGAACCAATATAAATATTAGTGAGTTTACTGTGGCACCACAAGTAAACCCTGCAAGTGGTTTGCCTTATCACGAATGGTTTATTGAGTTTGAAAATGAACCAGAAAATTTAGAGGAGTTTGCAGAAAAAGTAGATACTTCTATGCAAGAGCAAAATATTTATTATTTCGATTTAATTGAGGGAAAAATATTACGTAAACTTGTCATCAGAAAAGTTAAAAAAGGTGGTTTTCATGAATATATGAAATCTATTGGTAAATTTGGTGGACAGAATAAAATTCCGCAATTGTCTGATAACAGAAAGATTGCAGATGTTTTACAAGATTTTTTAGTGGAAGAATAA
- a CDS encoding M23 family metallopeptidase, producing MAKKKGKFKQKLTDKYRLVVLNEDTFEERFSLKLSRLNVFVLGGFFSILLIASTILLIAFTPIKEYIPGYSSSKLKADALKATLKADSLKTKLAVLENYTLALKPVLTGEIEAESIDSLQVEARQREIDESLLNASREDSLFREKIESENRFAIQQNGSSNVKIVFFAPLTGTISQNFDVNSKHFAVDIVAKTGTPIKAVADGTVIFSAWNTETGYVLILKHANDYISVYKHNGNLLKQQGDFVKSGEVIATVGSTGELTTGPHLHFELWSGGYAVNPTNFIDFK from the coding sequence GTGGCTAAAAAAAAGGGTAAGTTTAAACAAAAACTAACAGACAAATATAGACTGGTTGTTTTAAATGAAGACACGTTTGAAGAGCGTTTTTCTTTAAAATTATCTCGTTTAAATGTATTTGTTTTAGGTGGTTTTTTCTCAATCTTACTAATAGCATCCACTATTTTATTAATTGCCTTTACACCAATAAAAGAATACATACCAGGCTATTCTTCGTCCAAATTAAAAGCAGATGCTTTAAAAGCTACACTAAAAGCAGATTCTTTAAAAACAAAATTAGCTGTTTTAGAAAACTACACATTAGCTTTAAAACCTGTATTAACAGGAGAAATAGAAGCTGAAAGTATAGATTCTTTACAAGTAGAAGCAAGACAGCGAGAAATAGATGAAAGCTTACTAAATGCTTCTAGAGAAGATTCTTTATTTAGAGAAAAAATTGAAAGTGAAAACAGATTTGCAATTCAACAAAATGGAAGTAGTAATGTAAAAATTGTCTTTTTTGCACCACTCACTGGAACTATTTCGCAAAATTTTGATGTAAATTCTAAACACTTTGCAGTAGATATTGTTGCTAAAACAGGCACGCCAATTAAAGCTGTTGCAGATGGAACCGTTATTTTTTCTGCATGGAACACAGAAACTGGTTATGTTTTAATTTTAAAACACGCAAACGATTATATTTCGGTTTACAAACACAATGGAAACCTACTAAAACAACAAGGCGATTTTGTAAAATCTGGCGAGGTTATTGCCACTGTTGGTTCAACTGGAGAATTAACTACTGGACCACATTTACATTTCGAGCTTTGGAGCGGTGGTTATGCTGTAAATCCTACTAATTTTATCGATTTTAAATAA
- a CDS encoding 6-pyruvoyl trahydropterin synthase family protein: MSTIRITKQFNFETGHALYGYDGKCKNVHGHSYKLSVTVSGKPIKDNTNVKFGMVIDFGDLKKIVNEEIVDVFDHATVFNKNTPHVELAKELMDRGHDVLLVDYQPTSEMMVIDFAEKIKKRLPEKIKLHSIKLQETDTSFAEWYASEN; encoded by the coding sequence ATGAGTACAATTAGAATAACAAAGCAATTCAATTTTGAAACCGGTCATGCTTTATATGGTTATGATGGAAAATGTAAAAATGTTCACGGACATTCTTATAAACTTTCTGTAACAGTTTCTGGAAAACCAATTAAAGACAACACCAATGTAAAGTTTGGAATGGTGATTGATTTTGGCGACTTAAAAAAGATTGTAAATGAAGAAATTGTAGATGTTTTTGACCATGCCACAGTTTTTAATAAAAATACACCTCACGTAGAATTAGCCAAAGAATTAATGGACAGAGGACATGATGTTTTGTTGGTAGATTACCAACCAACAAGTGAAATGATGGTAATTGATTTTGCTGAAAAAATTAAGAAAAGATTGCCAGAAAAAATCAAATTACATTCCATTAAATTACAAGAAACCGATACTAGTTTTGCAGAGTGGTATGCTAGTGAAAACTAG
- a CDS encoding ribose-phosphate pyrophosphokinase, with protein sequence MPTNQLAPKLFACSQSTVLAEKIAKEYNTTLGKVITTHFSDGEFQPAFEESVRGRRVFLIGSTFPTADNLMEMLLMLDAAKRASARHITAVMPYFGWARQDRKDKPRVAIGAKLVANLLQTAGATRIMTMDLHADQIQGFFEKPVDHLYASTIFMPYIKSLKLDNLTIASPDMGGSKRAYAYSKHLHSDVVICYKQRKKANVIGHMELIGDVEGKNVILVDDMIDTGGTLAHAADLMMERGALSVRAICTHPILSGGAYEKIENSGLTELIVSDTIPLKKTTSKIKVVSCAPLFADVMHKVQDNTSISGQFLM encoded by the coding sequence ATGCCTACAAATCAATTAGCACCAAAACTTTTTGCTTGCTCGCAAAGTACTGTTTTAGCAGAAAAAATAGCTAAAGAATACAACACTACATTAGGAAAAGTAATAACAACTCATTTTAGCGATGGTGAATTTCAGCCAGCTTTCGAAGAATCAGTCAGAGGAAGAAGAGTCTTTTTAATAGGATCAACCTTTCCTACAGCAGACAACTTAATGGAAATGTTACTAATGTTAGACGCCGCTAAAAGAGCATCAGCAAGACATATTACAGCAGTTATGCCTTATTTTGGTTGGGCAAGACAAGATAGAAAAGATAAGCCAAGAGTTGCTATAGGGGCAAAACTAGTAGCCAACTTATTGCAAACAGCAGGAGCAACAAGAATTATGACAATGGATTTGCACGCAGATCAAATTCAAGGTTTCTTTGAAAAACCAGTAGATCATTTATATGCTTCTACTATTTTTATGCCTTATATAAAAAGTTTAAAGTTAGATAATCTTACAATTGCGTCTCCAGATATGGGAGGTTCAAAACGAGCTTATGCATATTCTAAACATCTGCATTCGGATGTTGTAATTTGTTATAAACAAAGAAAAAAAGCCAATGTAATTGGTCATATGGAATTGATAGGTGATGTAGAAGGAAAAAATGTAATTCTGGTAGATGATATGATAGATACTGGAGGAACATTAGCACACGCTGCAGATTTAATGATGGAAAGAGGAGCTTTAAGTGTACGTGCAATTTGTACACATCCAATACTTTCTGGTGGAGCTTATGAAAAAATAGAAAACTCTGGTTTAACGGAGTTAATAGTTTCTGATACAATTCCATTAAAAAAGACTACATCTAAAATAAAAGTGGTATCTTGCGCGCCATTATTTGCGGATGTTATGCACAAAGTGCAAGACAATACTTCAATTAGTGGACAATTTTTAATGTAA